From Trichoderma atroviride chromosome 1, complete sequence, one genomic window encodes:
- a CDS encoding uncharacterized protein (EggNog:ENOG41) → MDLTSQMMSQFSQPHMPQQQQQQQQQQQQQQQFQQLQQQQQQQQQQQQQQQQQHQNLQHHQQQHQQVESPSAQNVLVEARKNLQVLIDFGLSKDLLHQWVDQNLAPSASPPAATPIPSPLLSHPASSPSHPLLQSPQASVLAPSSSAVLSSPVASLSTSSAATSPIPVSSATAPSPGPGAPSIAIIKTEPSSFADDVTRAWAAVNVNGLPPQVPAGQLQQVSRIAPAASGGKSDPAAFISPSMPYLNHRPRISVSSTSSGSSGHASLWSVNSARSSMSWASASSRSLPMTPSPSSANKTNIYWCTSCETSFKRKYDWKRHEDEFHERWRKYPCPEPGCNRSFWGSNSFNQHHKQCHGCKTCPHAEKVVRFLRKRKYWACGFCSALHPARERHVEHVARHFESGLGKADWMHSRVVYGLLHQPLIHNAWDAMVTSKQAEFGGRRPQFSWHPSKTGRAQGFLEKENPGQLQDLLEFFSGDESEAQWIVGIAFDLSDMAFSNNQPSPQPQFAPTGNAMVPASGYPQQADARMSFATPLPSQTPQQMLASPAGAPNAFNSTPYRNPSAFVPSQAFPAGQQQQQPSQLDKRELPPVPQGSNAPMTEGMMDFEYSANPVIFEDWESIASSTFLDTSAHQQQQQPNQSAGWGMNPFYSDPNVN, encoded by the exons ATGGATCTCACG TCTCAGATGATGTCTCAGTTCTCGCAGCCTCAtatgccgcagcagcagcagcagcagcagcaacaacagcaacaacaacaacaatttCAACAattgcaacaacaacaacaacaacaacaacagcagcagcagcagcagcagcagcaacaccaaaacctccagcaccaccaacagcaacaccagcagGTCGAGTCGCCCAGCGCCCAAAACGTCCTCGTCGAGGCCCGCAAGAACCTCCAGGTCCTCATCGACTTTGGCCTCTCCAAAGACCTGCTCCACCAATGGGTCGACCAGAATCTGGCCCCCTCCGCCTCGCCGCCCGCAGCCACCCCCATCCCGTCGCCGCTGCTGTCTCACCCGGCCTCGTCCCCCTCGCATCCGCTGCTGCAGTCGCCCCAGGCCTCGGTCCttgcgccgtcgtcgtccgCCGTCCTCAGCTCGCCCGTCGCGTCTCTCTCCACCTCGTCGGCGGCCACGTCGCCGATTCCCGTCTCctcggccacggcgccgTCGCCCGGGCCTGGCGCgccctccatcgccatcatcaagacgGAGCCGTCGTCCTTTGCCGACGATGTGACGCGCGCCTGGGCCGCCGTCAACGTCAACGGCCTGCCGCCGCAGGTCCCCGccggccagctccagcaggtCTCCCGGATCGCTCCAGCGGCTTCTGGCGGCAAGTCAGACCCTGCCGCCTTCATCTCGCCGTCCATGCCGTATCTCAACCACCGCCCCCGAATCTCcgtctcctccaccagctccgGATCCTCGGGCCACGCCTCGCTGTGGTCCGTCAACTCGGCCCGCTCGTCCATGTCGtgggcctcggcctcgtcccGGTCGCTGCCCATGACGCCGtcgccctcgtcggccaACAAGACAAACATATACTGGTGCACCTCGTGCGAGACCAGCTTCAAGCGCAAGTACGACTGGAAGCGCCACGAGGACGAGTTCCACGAGCGCTGGCGCAAGTATCCCTGCCCCGAGCCGGGCTGCAACCGCAGCTTCTGGGGCTCCAACTCGTTCAACCAGCACCACAAGCAGTGCCACGGCTGCAAGACGTGTCCGCACGCCGAAAAGGTCGTCCGCTTCCTGCGCAAGCGCAAGTACTGGGCCTGCGGCTTCTGCTCTGCCCTGCACCCGGCCCGCGAGCGCCACGTCGAGCATGTGGCCCGGCACTTTGAGTCTGGCCTGGGCAAGGCTGACTGGATGCACTCGCGCGTCGTCTACGGCCTGCTGCACCAGCCGCTCATCCACAACGCCTGGGACGCCATGGTGACGAGCAAGCAGGCCGAGTTTGGCGGCCGCCGTCCGCAGTTCAGCTGGCATCCCAGCAAGACGGGGCGTGCGCAGGGCttcctggagaaggagaatcCCGGCCAGCTGCAGGACCTGCTCGAGTTCTTCTCCGGCGACGAGAGCGAGGCCCAGTGGATTGTGGGCATCGCCTTTGACCTGTCCGACATGGCCTTTTCAAACAACCAGCCgtcgccgcagccgcagtttGCGCCCACCGGCAATGCCATGGTTCCTGCGTCTGGCTATCCGCAGCAGGCAGATGCTCGCATGTCCTTTGCCACACCGCTGCCGTCACAGAcgccgcagcagatgctcGCGTCTCCAGCTGGCGCGCCAAACGCCTTCAACTCGACTCCGTATCGAAATCCCTCTGCCTTTGTTCCGTCTCAGGCTTTCCCTGcaggacagcagcagcagcagccgtctcAGCTTGATAAGCGCGAGCTGCCGCCTGTGCCCCAAGGCTCAAATGCCCCCATGACAGAGGGCATGATGGACTTTGAATATTCTGCCAATCCCGTCATCTTCGAGGACTGGGAGAGCATCGCCAGCTCAACCTTTTTGGACACATCAGCtcaccaacagcagcagcagcctaaCCAAAGTGCTGGCTGGGGAATGAATCCATTCTATAGCGACCCCAATGTCAATTGA